GGGAGGTGGTTCCGGCCGGTAAGGGCTCCAAGGTCCTTCATCTCCTGAACGGGGATGATGGACTGCTCGAACTTTTCCCCGCAGTGGCTTACGATACCGTCCCTTACCGCATAGGTAAGGTTGAGTCCCTTCCCGTAGCCGATAAGATGATCGACAACCCGCAGGCTGTAGAGCTCGTGTACAAAGCCCCCTGAATCTTTCCTAATATCGGCCATGATGTGTTCACCCACATGACCGAAGGGGGTATGACCAAGATCATGGCCAAGACCAATGGCCCAGGCGAGATCGGCATCGAGGTCGAGCCCCCTGCATACCGCAGCAGCTATGGATGCGACATGCATGACATGCTCGATGCGGGTACAGATATGGTCGTTTTTCGGACTGAAAAAGACCTGTGTCTTGTGTTTCAAGCGGCGAAATGGGTTGCAGTGAATAATAGCCGTGGTGTCACGAAAATAACGACCGCGAATATCTTCGACTCGGGGTTGTTGCCGCTGCTGGAGCAACTCATCAGGTAAGCTGTTCTCAAAACGATAAGGGGTAGGTTCCATCTCTATTGTCCCTCCGCCTTTCGGAAAAAAAGGAGCAGGACCCGATAGAGGGCCTCAAGGTCCTCGAAGGACGCGCACTCTCTAATCGAATGCATTGCCAGCATGGGAATCCCCACATCCACGGTATTGATGGAAAGTGCTGCCGACAAGATAGAGCCGACGGTACTTCCCGATTTCATGTCCGAACGACCGATAAGCCGCTGATAGGAAACCCCTGCTTCGTTGCAAAGTGATATGAAGACACCGGCACTCTCGGCATTTGTCGCATAACGGTACAGTGCATTCATTTTTACCACGGGACCGCCTCCGATTCTCGGAGCAAAGTCAGGATCATGTTTCGAGGAAAAATTGGGATGAACGGCATGCGCTCCGTCGGCAGAAACAAGAAAGGAACGGGCAAGGGTCCGCTGGAACTCCTCCTCGCCCCCGCCGGAGACGGCGACGATCCGTCTAAGCAGATTGATGGGTAAGGCCGAATCCGCTCCGGAGTCTATGGTACTGCCCACCTCTTCGGCATCGGAAAAGAGAATCATTGTCCAACCGGCTCCCAAGGCCGAAGCATCAAGGAAAGCGGAAAGGGCGGCATAACAGGAGGCAAGGTTATCGATTCTCCCCGAAACCATCACTCCACCGAGTTCCGAAGGAGCAACATGGTCGTGAAGGAAAAGATCCGCCGCAAGAATATCATCCCCCGGCAAACCGGAATGGTTACTTACCAGTTCCCGGAGAGAAGGAATCCCCGGGAAGAGAGCTTGAAGCTCATCCTGAAGCTGATACCCATAACCGTCGTTTACCTTCGGGTTCAGATGAATAGCAAGATTCGGAATAATTGCAACCGGTTCATCGGTCGTGAAAAGACGATTGGAATCGGCGGAGACAACAAGTCCGGAGCAGGAGAGTTCCCGATCAAGCCAGGAAGAGACGATGGCGCCTCCGTAGAGCTCCACAGGGACTCTGAGAAAAGGGCTGGTCCTCGTGCCCGATTCAAATTTAAGCTTCAGGGAGGGACTATCGGTATGGGCGGCACAGAGGGCAATACCCGTTTCCCAGGGGGGAAGCTTGCCCGGACGAAACGCCGCAAAAAGCCCCCGTTTCTGGAGATGATAGATCTTTCCTGCCTCAAGGCTCCACGGCTCTTCCGGCCGTAAAGCAACGGCCCCCTTCTCGGCAACGATGTCGGCAGAGACTGCGGCAGCATGCAGAGACGTAGGAGATTTTTTTATATAATGAAAAAAAGATTTGGAACTAAACATGTCTTCACTATAGCTTTCCCTGGCTTGATTCGTCAATTTGTTTGATCTTTCGATGAAAAGTATTTATGATGAGTGAAGTATTGGAGATATTGAAATTGTGTAACCGGAGTTATCGGCACCATGCGAAATGAAAAAATACTGATTGTAGAAGATGAGAGGATCATTGCCCTTGATCTCCAGCGTCGTCTGGAACGATTTGGTTATCCAGAACCTATTCTTGCGGCAACCGGGGACGAGGCTCTGAGGAGAGTAGAAGAGCACCGTCCCGACATTATCTTAATGGATATCATGCTTTCCGGGGGAATCGACGGAGTCGATGCGGCAAAGGTTGTCAAGGAGCGTTTTGGTATCCCGGTCATCTTTCTTACCGCCTACTCCGATGAAAAAACCCTTTCCAGGGCAAAGGAAGCAGAACCCTTCGGATATATTCTTAAACCCTTTAAAGAAAAAGAATTATACACAACCATCGATATTGCGCTGTACAAGTTTAATGTCGATCAGGCCCTCAAGAGGCAGGAGCATTGGCTCTCCGCCATCCTCCACAGCATTGAAGACGGAATCATTGCAACCGGGAAGGACGGGAAAATCCAGTTTATGAATCCCGTCGCGGAAAATATCACAGGCTGGAAAGAAAACGAGGCAACAGAGCGAACCCTCGGTATGGTATTTCAGCTCTACTATGGTCCGGACGAAACCGCGGTTGCCTTTCCGAACCTGCTTACCGATGGGGAAGAAAGCCCCTTTGTCTTTAAAAACTGTATCCTCAAAAATCGGGCAGGGGCAACGATCCATACCGAGGGGAGCCTTGCCGCCATTCGGGACAGAGAGGACAAACTTGACGGGCAGGTTCTCGCCTTCCGTGATACGACGGAAATGCGGAGAATGAGTGAAACCATCAGCTATCAGGCGAGCCATGATACCCTCACAGGATTGATCAATAGAGACGAATTTTCCGAGCAGCTGCGCCGTACCATTGGTCTTGCAAAGGAAAGCGGCAGCGAAAATGCCTTTATTTTTCTCGACATCGACCAATTCAAGGTAGTGAACGACCTCTGCGGCCACACCGCCGGTGATGAACTGCTTCTAAAAACCACCACGGTCATTAAAAGCGTGGTTCGTTCCAGCGATCTCTCGGCCCGCCTTGGGGGTGACGAGTTCGGCATCCTGCTTACGGGGGCAAGCATTAATCAGGCCACAGAGATCGCCCAGAGGCTTCAATCCCGGCTGCGGGAAACCAAGCTGATATGGGACAAACACGTCTTTAATATCACCACAAGCATCGGTATCGTCATGATAAACGGCAACGATCAGGATATCCACGATGTTTTTGCCGCGGCGGACGATGCATGTTACATTGCAAAGGACGCCGGGGGCAACAAGATTAAGGTCTACAACGTAGAGGAGAACCTCTTTACAAAGCGACGCGGCGAGATGCAGTGGATCAGCAGGCTGACAAAGGCCCTTGAGGAGGACCGTTTCCAACTCTTTTTCCAACCGATAGAGCCGATCAACAGCTCAAACTCGGGAATGAAGAAATGTGAACTCCTGATCAGGATGATCGACCAGGAAGGAAACACCATCATGCCTGCCGATTTTATTCCTGCTGCCGAACGCTATAACCTGATGCCTGCCGTGGACCGATGGGTAGTGCAAAACGCATTTAAGGCGTACAAATTGCTTTCCGACGAACTTGGCCAGGATCGGAATCCTTTTTTCTTTACCATCAATCTCTCCGGTGCTTTTCTTGCAGATGAGACCAGCCTCGACTTTCTCGTCTACGAATTCCAGGAATACGGTGTTCCCCCCTCCGCCTTCTGCTTCGAGGTAACGGAAACAGAGGCGATCAGCAACATGAAAACTGCAAGTCACTTTATCAACGAGCTGAAAAAGATCGGCTCGACCTTTGCCCTGGATGATTTCGGAAGCGGCTTTTCATCATTCAACTACCTGAAGCTACTGCCTGTCGATTATTTGAAGATCGACGGGATGTTCGTGAAGGACATGGATACCGATCCGGTAAACAGGGCCATGGTAGAGGCTATCAACAGCATGGGTAAGGTGATGAGGATTAAGACCATCGCCGAATTCGTCGGAAACGAAGGCATACTGCGGGAACTTGAGCAGATTGGTGTCGACTATGCCCAGGGCTACTTCTTCGGAAAGCCCACCCCCATCAAGATGCTGCACCCGACCGCTTTCGGTTAATCAACTCCGCCGCACATCCGTTCGGGATCAAGCAGGCGCTGTACGGTTTCGGAATCAAGGCCGCTTTGCTCCAGGGCAACATCTCTGACGTTCCGGCCGCTGGCGTAGGCCTCCTTGGCGATCCGGGCAGCCTTTTCATAACCGATTTTCAGGGCAAGAGGGGTAACCATGGCAAGGCTTCCTTCGATCAAATCTCGGCAGCGCTGTCGATCGTAGCTCATACCGGAGATGCACCTATTGGCAAGGGCGCGGCAGAGCCGACTCAGCATTTCGGCGGAATCAAGCAGCTCGCCGGCGATAAGGGGCATCATGATATTGAGTTGAAGGGGACTGTTCTGACAGGCAATGGTAAGGCTTACGTGCTTGCCCATGACCGAGGCGGCCACCTGTACGGCCATTTCGGGAATAACGGGGTTCACCTTTCCCGGCATGATGCTGCTGCCGGGCTGAAGCTCTGGGAGCCTGATCTCCGCAAGACCTGCCCGGGGGCCGCTGGAAAGGAGTCTGAGGTCCTGGGCGATCTTCATTATGATCACCGCCAGGGCGTTGAGGACATCCCCGTATTCAAGACTGGCATCCCTGGCGGCTATTGCGGAAAAGCTGCGATCCATGGCAACAAAGGGACATCCCGTTCCCTCGGCGATATGAGCAGCCGTAAGATCGGCAAAGCTGCGGCTGCTGTTTAGTCCCGTGCCGATCGCGGTCCCGCCGAGAGGGATGCGCTCGAGAACGGGAAAAAGGGCCTTCAGGCGTCGCAGGGCCTGATGCAGTTGATCGGCCCAGGCCGAAAGCTCCTGAAAACCGGTCATGGGAACGGCATCCTGGAGGTGGGTACGCCCAAGTTTGATAACGTCCCTGCTCTCCTCTGCCTTTTTCTCCACCGCTTCCGTCAGATAACGAAGATCCCGAGCAAGGCCCTTGGCTGAGAGCCTGGATGCAATCTGAATTGCAGCGGGAATGACATCGTTACTCGACTGCCCGCGGTTAACCGTATCGTTGGGGTGGACAGGCCCTCTGGAACCGAGAGGGAAGCCAAGCAGCTCATTGGCCCTGGCGGCAACCACCTCATTGGCATTCATATTCCAACTGGTCCCGCTTCCGGTTTGATAGAGATCGATGGGAAACTGATCGCCAAACTTACCGCGACGCAACTCACGGGCAGCCTCTTCTACGGCATCACAGACCGATTCGGGAAAGGTCCCGAGCTCACCATGGGCAACTGCGGCCCCCTCCTTTATCCAGCCGAGGGCGAGCCGAAGCCCTTCGGGGATCCGTCGACTGCTGACGGTGAAATTTTTAACGGCCCGTGCAGTTTGGGCCCCCCAGTAGACATGCTCGGGTACAAGCATCTCTCCCATTGAATCTTTTTCGATACGAAACCCTTTTTTGCTCGCCATGAATGCTCCCATTGACACTTTGAATCGCCCATAGAATACTCTTTGCCATGCAATCAGGTAAAGAGCTACCATCGATTCTTATAACGGGAATGAAGCATAGCGGGAAGAGCTGTCACGGCGAGGCCCTTGCAAAACATCTTACCCTTCCCTTTACCGATCTTGACCGATTGGTTATGAAACGATATTGGGCGGCGGGAGGCAAGGAATCCTCGA
The sequence above is drawn from the Sediminispirochaeta bajacaliforniensis DSM 16054 genome and encodes:
- a CDS encoding EAL domain-containing protein, which produces MRNEKILIVEDERIIALDLQRRLERFGYPEPILAATGDEALRRVEEHRPDIILMDIMLSGGIDGVDAAKVVKERFGIPVIFLTAYSDEKTLSRAKEAEPFGYILKPFKEKELYTTIDIALYKFNVDQALKRQEHWLSAILHSIEDGIIATGKDGKIQFMNPVAENITGWKENEATERTLGMVFQLYYGPDETAVAFPNLLTDGEESPFVFKNCILKNRAGATIHTEGSLAAIRDREDKLDGQVLAFRDTTEMRRMSETISYQASHDTLTGLINRDEFSEQLRRTIGLAKESGSENAFIFLDIDQFKVVNDLCGHTAGDELLLKTTTVIKSVVRSSDLSARLGGDEFGILLTGASINQATEIAQRLQSRLRETKLIWDKHVFNITTSIGIVMINGNDQDIHDVFAAADDACYIAKDAGGNKIKVYNVEENLFTKRRGEMQWISRLTKALEEDRFQLFFQPIEPINSSNSGMKKCELLIRMIDQEGNTIMPADFIPAAERYNLMPAVDRWVVQNAFKAYKLLSDELGQDRNPFFFTINLSGAFLADETSLDFLVYEFQEYGVPPSAFCFEVTETEAISNMKTASHFINELKKIGSTFALDDFGSGFSSFNYLKLLPVDYLKIDGMFVKDMDTDPVNRAMVEAINSMGKVMRIKTIAEFVGNEGILRELEQIGVDYAQGYFFGKPTPIKMLHPTAFG
- a CDS encoding class II fumarate hydratase, translated to MASKKGFRIEKDSMGEMLVPEHVYWGAQTARAVKNFTVSSRRIPEGLRLALGWIKEGAAVAHGELGTFPESVCDAVEEAARELRRGKFGDQFPIDLYQTGSGTSWNMNANEVVAARANELLGFPLGSRGPVHPNDTVNRGQSSNDVIPAAIQIASRLSAKGLARDLRYLTEAVEKKAEESRDVIKLGRTHLQDAVPMTGFQELSAWADQLHQALRRLKALFPVLERIPLGGTAIGTGLNSSRSFADLTAAHIAEGTGCPFVAMDRSFSAIAARDASLEYGDVLNALAVIIMKIAQDLRLLSSGPRAGLAEIRLPELQPGSSIMPGKVNPVIPEMAVQVAASVMGKHVSLTIACQNSPLQLNIMMPLIAGELLDSAEMLSRLCRALANRCISGMSYDRQRCRDLIEGSLAMVTPLALKIGYEKAARIAKEAYASGRNVRDVALEQSGLDSETVQRLLDPERMCGGVD
- a CDS encoding M18 family aminopeptidase, producing MFSSKSFFHYIKKSPTSLHAAAVSADIVAEKGAVALRPEEPWSLEAGKIYHLQKRGLFAAFRPGKLPPWETGIALCAAHTDSPSLKLKFESGTRTSPFLRVPVELYGGAIVSSWLDRELSCSGLVVSADSNRLFTTDEPVAIIPNLAIHLNPKVNDGYGYQLQDELQALFPGIPSLRELVSNHSGLPGDDILAADLFLHDHVAPSELGGVMVSGRIDNLASCYAALSAFLDASALGAGWTMILFSDAEEVGSTIDSGADSALPINLLRRIVAVSGGGEEEFQRTLARSFLVSADGAHAVHPNFSSKHDPDFAPRIGGGPVVKMNALYRYATNAESAGVFISLCNEAGVSYQRLIGRSDMKSGSTVGSILSAALSINTVDVGIPMLAMHSIRECASFEDLEALYRVLLLFFRKAEGQ